From the genome of Streptacidiphilus sp. PB12-B1b:
GCGATGCGCGTCATGAGCGCCTGGAAGTCCGACTTGACCCCCGCCGGGGTCTTGTCCTGCGGGAACAGCGGCGCGATGCGCTGCTGCCGCTCCGGCGAGAGCTCGGCCAGCAGCCGCTGCTTGTAGGCGTTGTAGACCCGCGCGATGTCACCGCGCACGCTCTCGCCCTCGCTGTTGCCGATCACGGGGGCGCCGCGCTTGCGGTCGTCGTTGGTGGCGGCGATGGAGGCGATGTCCATCAGGAAGCAGTCGAGCAGGTCCCGGACGTCCTGCTCGTGGGCGTTCGGCTGCTGGTCGTGGACGTCCCGCAGCAGCAGGTCGGCCATCTCCAGCGTGACGTCGCGGTAGACCGTGAAGCGCGGGGCGCCCGGGATCGCGCCGAGGACGTGGTCGGACTGCTTGGCGGTGGCCGAGTTCATCGAGGCGAACCCGTCCGGCTCCCGCTGCTCGCTCTCCAGGCCCGGCACCGGGAAGGGCATGCCCTTGAAGCCCTCCTCCTCCCCGGCCAGGCCCGGCTTGGCCTCCGCCAGCGGGTGGATGCCGAACTCGTGGCAGAGCATTCCGGCGATGTAGCCGATGTCGTACTGCTCGAAGTAGTAGGCGGCGAGCTTGACGTCGACCCCGTCGGCGCCCTTGTCGGTCACGTCGGCAGGGGTCTCCAGGGCGCGCTTCTCCAGGGTGATGTCGCACCTGCGCCCGTTGATGTACTGCGTGATGGCGCTGTGCGAGGTGAGCAACTGGAGGATGCGTTGGGCCTTGTCGCTGTACTGCGGGTACTTCATGGAGACGTTGGTGAAGGCGATCGAGCCGCTGGACAGCCGCGCCCGCTGGATCGTCGGCAGCGCGCGCTGCACCGGGCCCGCCCCGCCGCCCTCGGCCCGCTCCGCACGGCTCTCCTGCTGCGCCGGCTGCCGGACCGGACCGGACAGCGCCCGGGTGGCGTTGGCCTCCGCCTCGCGCTCGAACCGGTCCGAGGGGTCGGAGACGTTCAGGCCGTTGCCGTTGTCGGTGCCCGCCACCGGGCCCTGGCGCTGCTGGATGACGTGGGTGAGTTCGTGAGCGAGGGTGTGCTTGTCGGCTCCGCCGTCGCCGATGACGACGTGGTTGCCGGAGGTGTAGGCGCGGGCGCCGACCTCGGCGGCGGAGCGCTGCGCGGTGGTGCCGGTGTGCAGCCGGACGTCGGAGAAGTCCGCGCCGAGCCGGGCCTCCATGTCGGTGCGGGTGGCGTCGTCCAGCGGGCGGCCGCCGCCGCGCAGCACGTCGTGCACGGTGGAGCGCTGGACCGGGGGCCGGCCGGACGCCTGGGGCCCGCTCGGCTGGTGGCCGCATCCGGCGCCGTGCTGGTGCCGCTCCTGGGCCCCGGGCTGTCCGGCGCCGCGGAGCAGCTGGACGGTGGCGGCGTTGCCCGCGGCGCGTTGCAGCGCCAGGAGGTACTGCGGCGACAGGGCCGCGCCGCCGACCGCCGACGGGCCGCCGGCCGGGGTGCGGAGCGGGGTGCGTCCGGCGTACTCACTGCCGAGCCCGCTGCCGTGCGTCCGGACGGTGTCTTGCGCGCGCATGGAGGGGGTCTTTCTGCCGCCGGAACACAACCCTTCCTGACTATCGGACGGGGGGAGGGCGGCGCCAGGGGTGCAAGGGCAGTGTCAACTGCCTGAACGGGCACGTCCGGCCCGGCGTGCGTGGAATTTTACTGCGACAGAAAGGATGTGGCGGCTGGACTATCCTGACGGCATGAGTGCGCGGACAGTGGACTGGGGGGCGATGCGCGCCCGCCGGGGCGAGGCCGACGGCGCCGAGGGGCTGCGGGAGCGCAAGAAGCGGCTGATGCGGCGCCAGCTGTCCGACACGGCCACGGAGATGTTCGTGGAGCGCGGCTTCGACGCCGTGCGGGTGTCGGAGATCGCCGAGGCGTGTGGGGTCTCCGAGAAGACGGTGTTCAACTACTTCCCGACCAAGGAGTCGCTGGTCCTGGACCACCCCGACGCCACCATGGCCGCCCTGCGGACCGATCTGGCCAGGCCCGACCTGTCGCCGGTCGCGGCGGCGCTGGGCATCCTGGCCGAGGAGCTGGACGCCATGGCGTCCTGGCTGGAGGCGCAGGACGACCGCGCCCGGGCCGTCGCCGCCGTCCAGCGCTTCGGCGCGCTGATCCACAGCACCGCCTCGCTGCGCGCGCACCAGCGCGACATGACCGACCGGCTGGTCGCCGCCGCCGCCCAGGCCCTGGCCGAGCGGGCGGGCGTCGGCCCGGACGACCCGGAGCCGCAGATCGCCGCGACCGCGCTGCTGGGCCTGTGGCCGGTCCAGTTCCGCGCCCTGCGCGCCCACCTGGACGCCGCCCGCACCCCGGACCGGCTCCGCGAGGCGGTCACCGCGGATGTCCGCCGTGCCGCCCGCCTGCTCGACGCCGGCCTGTCCGGCTACGGCGCGGGCGCGGGCGCGGGCGCGGGTGTGGAGTCGGAGTCGGGGTCGGGCGCGGTGGCAGCGGGCTGATCCGCGGCGACCTGGGCGTCCAGGGCGGCGCAGAGCCAGGTGTCGTTGGCCCCGAGGGTCGGTACGCCGGGGCCGGTCAGTTCGGCGGCGAGCTGCCAGTAGCGGTGGATCCGGGGGTCGGCCGCGAGCCTGCGGCTGAGCCCGCGGCGGAAGTCGGGGGTGTCCGGGGAGCCGTGCGCCCCCGCGTAGGCGGCGACGAAGCAGTCCAGCGCCCCGCCCGGGCGCGGCGGGCGCTGCGCCACCAGCTCCGCCGAGGCCAGTTGGTGCGCCTCGCGCAGGCCGTCGTAGAGCACGGCCGGGCGAAAGCCCGGCCCGGCCCGGTGCGCCGCGGGCTGGCCCCGGTCGGTGCCCCGGCAGTCGCCGGAGACGAAGGCGTGCAGCCTGGCGAAGGCCAGGACCTGCGCCGGGGTCGGATCGTCCGGCGGCTGCGGAACTGCCTGGTCGACGATGGCGGCGACCAGCCGGGCCGGGAGCCGCGGCGGCAGCCAGCGCCGCCAGAAGCGGGCGAGCGCGGTGGTGTCGGGCGGGGTGGTGACGGATCCGATCAGCCGCAGCCGGTCGGCGCGCTCCTGCGGGGCGGAGTCCTGCAGCAGCCGCAGGGCGGCCTCGCGCCAGCGCAGGGCGGTCATCCTGGTGCCCAGCTCGCGCAGGTGTCCGGCGATGACGTCTTCCAGCGCGGCGTCCCGCTCCAGCAACTGCTCCAGCGCCCGGCCCACCTCGGGCACCGGCAGGTCCAGGGCGCGCAGCGAGCGGATCAGGCGCAGCCGGTCCAGCGCCTCCGGGCCGTAGCGGCGGTGGCCGCCGGCGCTGCGGGAGGCTTCGGGCAGCAGGCCGCTGTCCGAGTAGAAGCGGACGGTCTTGACGGTGACGCCCGCGTGTTCGGCGAGTTCGCCGATGCTCCACATGGCCTCGGTCGGCACGGCTTGAACCTCCCTCAGGGGGAGTTCCTACGGTACCGGCGACGGCGGGCGTCCGGTACGGCCGCCCGTGGGGACGCGAGCGTACGAGGAGGCGGTCATGGCGGCGTTGGTGCTGGTGTCGGAGGCCTACACCGGGGCGTGGGTGTGGGGCGGGGTGGCCGCGCGGCTGCGGGCGGCCGGGGCCGAGGCGTATCCGGCGGAGCTGACCGGGCTGGGGCCGGGCCGCGCCGAGCCCGCCGAGCCCGCCGGGGCGGCCGCCGGCCCGGAGGCCGGGGCGCGGATCGACCTGGAGACGCACGTGGAGGACCTGGTGCGGCTGATCGACGCGGTGCCCGCCGCCCAGGTGGTGCTGGTCGGCCACGGCTACGGCATCCACCCGGCGCTGGGCGCGGCCGACCGGCGCCCGGAGCGGATCGCCCGGATCGTCCACCTGGACGCGGGCATGCCCCGGGACGGCGACTCCGTCCTCGACCTGCTGCCGGACCAGGGCGTCCGCGACTGGTTGCGCGCCCGGGCCGCGACGTCCGGCGACGGCCTGCGCATCCCCGCGCCCTCGGCCGAGGAGTGGGCGCTGTGGGGCAGCACGGCCGGCGTCCCGGCGCAGGCGCTGGCGCTGCTGGCCGAGCGCGCCGCGCCGCAGCCGCTGGGCACCTTCGACCAGCCGCTGCGGCTGACCGGGGCGGCGGCCGGGGTGCCGACGAGCGGGGTGTTCTGCACCGCCAACGGCTCCAGCACCGAGCTGGTGCAGTCCCTGCTGGCGCTGGGGAACCCGCAGTTCCAGGCGCTGGCCGACCCCCGGGTGGGGTTCTTCGACATCGACACCGGCCACTGGCCGATGCTCTCCGCCCCGGACGAGCTGGCCGGGGTGCTGCTGCGGGCCGCGGCGGGCGAGGGGCGCCGGCTGGCCGCCGGGAGCGCCGGGCCGGCGGCGGACGCCCGGGCGTTCCTGCTGGAGGTGCCCGCGCGGGAGCGGGAGCGGGTGGGGCGGGTGGACCTCTACCCGCCGGACGCCGACGGTCCGCGTCCGGCGGTGGTGCTGGTGCACGGCGGCCCGGTGCCCGCCGACGGGCGGCCGACGCCGCGCGACTGGTCGGTCTTCGTCGGCTACGGCCGCTACCTGGCGGGCGAGGGCGTGCTGGCCGCGACCGTGGACCACCGGCTGCACGGCCTGGGCGACTTCGGGCGCGCCGAGGCGGACGTCGCCGCCGCGGTCGAGCTGGTGCGGGCCGATCCGCGGGTGGACCCGGACCGGGTGGCGCTGTGGTTCTTCTCCGGCGGCGCCCTGCTGTCGGCGGGGTGGCTGGCCGCGCCCCCGCCGTGGCTGCGCTGCCTGGCCGCGACCTACCCGCTGCTGGCGCCGCTGCCGAACTGGGGCTTCGTCGGCGACCGCTTCCGCCCGGCGGCGGCGCTGCGCACGGCGGGGCGGCTGCCGGTGGTGCTGACCCGGGTGGAGCGCGAGCGCCCGGAGATCGCGGCCACCCAGCAGGAGTTCCTGGCCGCCGCCGCCGAGACCGCCCGGGACGGCCGGGGCCCGGCCCTCGACCTGGTCGAGGTACCGGGCGCCCACCACGGCTTCGAGACGCTCGACCACACCGAGGAGGCACGAGAGGCCCTGCGCCACGCCGCCCGCACCGTCCTCACCCACCTCCACGCCTGACGGCCGGTCAGGCCGAGTAGCGCTTGAAGCCGGCGGTGTCGATGAGCCAGGGGCCGAAGGGAACGGTGTCGCCGAAGGCGTACTCGCTGATCCGGTCGTACCGGGGACCGTTGGAGCCGGGCAGGATGTCCTGGTAGGTGAAGACGACGCCCTTGCGCGGGTCCACCAGCAGGTACAGCGGGATGCCCATGGCCGGGTAGTCGGCGACCTTCTCGACGTAGTCGTTGTCCGGGTTGTTCTTCGACACCACCTCGACCACCGCGTGGATCTTTCCGGCGTCGACGGTTCCCTCGGAGTCGTCCAGGACGTGCAGCGGGACGACCACGGCGTCGGGTCGGCGCATCCGGCCGATGGACGGGTCCTCGATCTCCGTGCCGGACTGGGCGATGACGTCCGTGCCGGGGTGGGTGCGGGGGATCTGCTCCTCCAGCTGCCGCACGACGCGATAGGTGATCGCCTCGTGCCGACCCACCGGGCTCATCATGACGAAGGGCCCGGAGGCGCCGATCTCGACGCCCCAGAAGCCGTCGAGGTGGTCGGCCAGCGGCCACAGCTCCTGCGCGATGGCGCGCATGCGCGCGTACACCGCCGGATCGACAGGATCGGGCATGGCCTGCTCCTTCGTCGTGCGGGTGGCGGACCTGCCCGCCGCTCCACTGTCGAACCTATCGTGGCCTGCCGACAGCGGCGCCGGGACGGACTGCGGTCGGGGTCAGCCGGCGGTGGGGGGTGCGAGGTGCTGGGTGAGGTATTCCAGGCTCATCGGGATGAGGCGCTTGAAGTCGGAGGTGAGGTGGTCGGCGTGGGGGAGGACGTAGTAGGTGAGGTGGACCGAGGGCGAGGTCCTGGCGGCGTTGACGAACGCCTTGACCACGGACTGCTCGTAGGGCTCCGCGCCGCCCGCGGTGACCAGCATGGAGACGTCGGCGGTGGACCTGGCCACCATCAGCTGCGGGGTGTTGGCCTTCAGCTCCGCCGCGTGGCCGCGCCAGTAGAGCGAGTCGGGCAGGAAGTAGCCGTCGATCGGGACGGCCGCGCTGAAGGTCTGCGGGAACTGCAGGGCCAGCTTGGCGCTGCACAGGCCGCCGGTGGAGGCGCCCATCACGCCCCAGCCGTTGCGGCTGGTCAGGGTGCGGAAGTTGGCGCGGACGAAGTCGGGGACGTCCTCGCCCATCCAGGTGGCCATCTTCTGGTGGCCGGGTATGTCGCTGCAGTCCAGCAGCCGGGCGTCGTCGTCGTGGAAGTTCTGGATCGGCATGATCATGATGAAGGGGTGGGCCTTGCCCTGCTTGGCCAGGGCCACGTCCTCGGCCTGGATCGGCAGCTGCCGCTGGTCGGTCCAGGTGTTGTAGCCCGCACTGGAGCCGCCCGCGTACAGGGTCACCACCGGGAACCCGTCATGGGCGTACTTCGGATCGTCGTACTGCGGCGGCAGCCACACCCAGACCTTGCCCGCCACGCCCGACTTGGCGCCGTGCAGGGTGGTCACGTAGATCGGGCCGACGGACGTGTGCTCGGCGACGGTGAGCGCCGCCTTCGGGCCGGTCGGCAGCGAGACGGCGGTGCTGGACGGCGACGGCGTCGGCGGGGCCGGGGGCGCGGTGGCGGCGGTGCCGACGGGCGGGACGGCGGGGCCGGTCGCGCTGCTGTGCGCGGAGGAGCCGCAGGCCGCCAGGGGCAGCGCCAGCGCCAGCGCGAGGGCCGCGGTCAGGCCCGGCGCCAGCCGCCCGCGCCGCGCGGGGGCCGGGAGCGGTCCGGCGGCGTGCGGCCCGGCGGCCGGGGCCGGCTGCGGTGCGGCTGGTGCCGACGACGGGGCCGCGAGGCGGCGACGGGTGCGGTGCAGACGCATGGTGGAGCGCTCCGAGCTGGGTGGCTGGCGTGGACGTGACGGCGGTCACCCCGGCCGGTGGGGCGCGGCGTCCCTGACGGACGCGGCGGCCCCGGCGGGCGGTGCTCCCCGGGGCGTGCGGCCCACGGGGCGCGTGGTGACGCGGGCACCAGCAGGGACGCCGGGCCGCCCCCGGACGGTTGCACCTGCGCACAGGCCGGGCACAGGGGCTTCCTATGAATCCTCGGCCAACTCCGCCACCCCGGTGATCCGGTGCAGGCTGAACGTCCGCATCTCCTCGCGCAGCTGGTCGTAGGCGGTGACGAAACCGCCCGCCACCCGCACCGGCTCCACCACCTGCTGGCTGGCCGAGCCCTCCGCGTTCACATAGCCGATCCAGACCCGCTCGCCGGTCAGCACCGCCGTCTGCAACGCGGCCAGGGTCTCCGCCGCCGCCGTGCGCGGCAGCTCCGACGGGGGGTGCTCGGGCTCCCGGCGCACCGCCGTCGCCGCCCGGTCGCCCGCGCGGACCGCCTTCACCGCCGCGCCCAGCATCGCCTCCGAAACCGGCGGCGGACCGTCCGGCACCGGCGCGGGCGCGCTGCGCGGGGGCGTGCGCCTCGCGTCCGGACGCGAGATCAGCACGTCGCCGTCGGGCGACTCCGCCGCCGGGGCGTAGCCCATCGCCCGCAGCTGGGCCAGCACCGACCCCGGGTCGGCCTGCGCCGCCAGCACCGTCGGCGCCAGCCTGCGCAGCCGCAGCGAGGCCGCCCGGCGGTCCGCCAGCAGCTCGCTCAGCAGCGCGTCGTCGTCGCAGCGCAGGTACGCCGAGGCCGCGCCGACCCGCAGCCGGCCGTGCCGCCGGGCCACGTCGTCGATCAGGTAGCTCAGCGGCTGCGGCACCGGCGTCTGCGAGTGCCGCGCCAGGAAGGCGTGCAGCTCGTCGGCGCTGCGCCCGGCGTCCAGGGCCCGGCGCACCGACTCCGGGGTGAAGCGGTAGACGGTCGCGCCGCCCTTGGACTCGATGTCGGCGGCGACGGCCAGGGTCTGCGCCAGCGGGGTGTGCAGCGGGCCGGGCGCGATGGCGGTCAGATCGGGTTGCAGGATGACGTGGTCCAGCGGCTCGGGCAGCAGCGGCGCCAGCGCGGCCACCACCCGTTCGTCGGCCGCGCGTTCGGCGGCCGGATCGCCGCCCGCCGGTACCGCGTCCAGCAGCAGCGCCGCGTAGGAGGCCGCCGCGCCGCGCCCGGTCAGGCCCAGCTGCTCGGCCTCGGTGAGGGTCCAGCCGACCAGCCGGTCCCGGGTCGCGCCGCCGCGCAGCGGGCTCTGCCACTGGATCCGGGCCAGCAGCGAGGCCCGGTCGGCGGCCGAACCGGGGGCCAGCTCGGCCAGCCGCAGCAGGACGGCCCGGCGCACCTCGGGCGCGATGGCCCGGTCCAGGCCTTCGCCGAGGGCCGACAGCACCTTGTCCTTGGCGTCCTTGGTGCCCGCGAGCGCGGCCACCCGGGTGCCGGCCAGCCAGCTGCCGACCAGCAGCAGCCAGCGTTCCGCGACCCGCCGGCGCAGCCACTCGTCGTACAGCGGGGTGGGCATCCAGCGGTCGGTCCAGGCGTCGGCGGCGGTCCTGGTCTGGGACGCCTCGGCCCGCGCGCCCTGGGCCTCGCCGCTGGCCAGCAGCCCGGCGCCGAAGGCCAGCTCCAGCCAGAACGCGGTCTCCGGCTCCGGCAGGTCCAGCGCGGTCGCGGTGCGGCGCAGCTCGCGGACGCCGAGGCCGCCGGTGCGCAGCACCGCCGGGGCGTCGGTGCTCCACAGGTCCAGCGCCTCCTCGACGGTGCGGACGGCGGTGAACGCCCGCGCCGCCGCCGCCCGGTCGGTCTGCGCCGGGTCGTGGACGGCGACCGCTTCCACCGCCGGCGGCCTGGCCTCGACGTGCTGGTGCGCCCGCCCGCCGCGCAGGTGCAGCGCCACCTCGCGGGGCAGCACCACGTTCTCCGGCCCGGCCGGGAGCAGAACGCCGCGCGCCTGCAGCCACTCGACCGGGGTGCGGGCCTCGGCGGCGCGGACGGCCCGGGGCTGGGCGCCGCCGTACGGCGGCCCCCACATCAGCCGCCGCAGCACGTCCTTGACGCCGGGGACGGCTCCGGCCAGCAGCGCCTCGGCGCGGGCGTGGTCGGCCCACAGGGCAGTGAGCGCGGCGACCGCGCTGACCGGGTCGTGGGTGGCCGGGAGCCCGGCGTCGGCCAGCATGTCCTGCAGCCGCCCGGGGGAGAGCCCGGCGGACGCCTCGGCGAAGGTCGGCCCGAGGCCGGTCGGCCCGGGGGTGCCACCGGCGGGCGCGAGCACGTCGCGGACGGTGCGGACCAGCCGCAGGCCCTGGTCCGGGCCCCAGACCAGGGCCTGGGTGCGCAGCGCGGCCAGCGCGGCGTCCGGATCGGCGCCGCCGAGGAGGCCGACCAGGGTCGCCCGGGGGCAGTCGTCCGGGGCGACGGCCAGGGCCTCGGCGGTCTGCAGGGTGAAGCGGTCGAGCCGCTCCAGGGCGCGGACCACCGACGCCTTGGTGGAGAGCCGGGTCGACAGCTGGGTCAGGTCGCCGGGCACCGGGTGCAGCAGGTCCGGCCGGGAGCGGAGCAGCGCGGTCAGGCCGTCGTCCGGCCGGGCGCGCAGCTCCTCCGCGAGGGTGCGCGGCGCGGCGGTGCTGCCGGACTTACCGTTTCTTCGGCTGCTCATCCGATCCAGGCTAGCCGCTCGCGGTGGCGGGGGGCACAGCCCGCGGGACCGGGCCCGCGCCGCGGGCGGCCGACGGCGGGTCGGCGGGGGTCGGCGGCGGGGCCCGGCGGCGCGGGTCGGGACGCGCGGGCCGGGACGCGCGGGCCGGGGCGCGGCCGGGGCGGTGGCGGGCCGCTGCCGGGGCGGGGGCGCGTTCGGGTGCGGCGGGCGTAGCCGCGGGGATCTCCGGGTACGCACGCTGACAACCAGCAGGCCGCCCTAAGCTTCTGGGAGCTTCCGGGGTTCCTCGGCAGCCGGGCGCCGGAGGGGGAGGGCAGTCGTCGTATGGGTATCGAGAGCGACCAGAT
Proteins encoded in this window:
- a CDS encoding MerR family transcriptional regulator, which translates into the protein MPTEAMWSIGELAEHAGVTVKTVRFYSDSGLLPEASRSAGGHRRYGPEALDRLRLIRSLRALDLPVPEVGRALEQLLERDAALEDVIAGHLRELGTRMTALRWREAALRLLQDSAPQERADRLRLIGSVTTPPDTTALARFWRRWLPPRLPARLVAAIVDQAVPQPPDDPTPAQVLAFARLHAFVSGDCRGTDRGQPAAHRAGPGFRPAVLYDGLREAHQLASAELVAQRPPRPGGALDCFVAAYAGAHGSPDTPDFRRGLSRRLAADPRIHRYWQLAAELTGPGVPTLGANDTWLCAALDAQVAADQPAATAPDPDSDSTPAPAPAPAP
- a CDS encoding DUF4157 domain-containing protein translates to MRAQDTVRTHGSGLGSEYAGRTPLRTPAGGPSAVGGAALSPQYLLALQRAAGNAATVQLLRGAGQPGAQERHQHGAGCGHQPSGPQASGRPPVQRSTVHDVLRGGGRPLDDATRTDMEARLGADFSDVRLHTGTTAQRSAAEVGARAYTSGNHVVIGDGGADKHTLAHELTHVIQQRQGPVAGTDNGNGLNVSDPSDRFEREAEANATRALSGPVRQPAQQESRAERAEGGGAGPVQRALPTIQRARLSSGSIAFTNVSMKYPQYSDKAQRILQLLTSHSAITQYINGRRCDITLEKRALETPADVTDKGADGVDVKLAAYYFEQYDIGYIAGMLCHEFGIHPLAEAKPGLAGEEEGFKGMPFPVPGLESEQREPDGFASMNSATAKQSDHVLGAIPGAPRFTVYRDVTLEMADLLLRDVHDQQPNAHEQDVRDLLDCFLMDIASIAATNDDRKRGAPVIGNSEGESVRGDIARVYNAYKQRLLAELSPERQQRIAPLFPQDKTPAGVKSDFQALMTRIAKGALWAWSIDNSNG
- a CDS encoding esterase family protein → MRLHRTRRRLAAPSSAPAAPQPAPAAGPHAAGPLPAPARRGRLAPGLTAALALALALPLAACGSSAHSSATGPAVPPVGTAATAPPAPPTPSPSSTAVSLPTGPKAALTVAEHTSVGPIYVTTLHGAKSGVAGKVWVWLPPQYDDPKYAHDGFPVVTLYAGGSSAGYNTWTDQRQLPIQAEDVALAKQGKAHPFIMIMPIQNFHDDDARLLDCSDIPGHQKMATWMGEDVPDFVRANFRTLTSRNGWGVMGASTGGLCSAKLALQFPQTFSAAVPIDGYFLPDSLYWRGHAAELKANTPQLMVARSTADVSMLVTAGGAEPYEQSVVKAFVNAARTSPSVHLTYYVLPHADHLTSDFKRLIPMSLEYLTQHLAPPTAG
- a CDS encoding Uma2 family endonuclease, yielding MPDPVDPAVYARMRAIAQELWPLADHLDGFWGVEIGASGPFVMMSPVGRHEAITYRVVRQLEEQIPRTHPGTDVIAQSGTEIEDPSIGRMRRPDAVVVPLHVLDDSEGTVDAGKIHAVVEVVSKNNPDNDYVEKVADYPAMGIPLYLLVDPRKGVVFTYQDILPGSNGPRYDRISEYAFGDTVPFGPWLIDTAGFKRYSA
- a CDS encoding helicase-associated domain-containing protein: MSSRRNGKSGSTAAPRTLAEELRARPDDGLTALLRSRPDLLHPVPGDLTQLSTRLSTKASVVRALERLDRFTLQTAEALAVAPDDCPRATLVGLLGGADPDAALAALRTQALVWGPDQGLRLVRTVRDVLAPAGGTPGPTGLGPTFAEASAGLSPGRLQDMLADAGLPATHDPVSAVAALTALWADHARAEALLAGAVPGVKDVLRRLMWGPPYGGAQPRAVRAAEARTPVEWLQARGVLLPAGPENVVLPREVALHLRGGRAHQHVEARPPAVEAVAVHDPAQTDRAAAARAFTAVRTVEEALDLWSTDAPAVLRTGGLGVRELRRTATALDLPEPETAFWLELAFGAGLLASGEAQGARAEASQTRTAADAWTDRWMPTPLYDEWLRRRVAERWLLLVGSWLAGTRVAALAGTKDAKDKVLSALGEGLDRAIAPEVRRAVLLRLAELAPGSAADRASLLARIQWQSPLRGGATRDRLVGWTLTEAEQLGLTGRGAAASYAALLLDAVPAGGDPAAERAADERVVAALAPLLPEPLDHVILQPDLTAIAPGPLHTPLAQTLAVAADIESKGGATVYRFTPESVRRALDAGRSADELHAFLARHSQTPVPQPLSYLIDDVARRHGRLRVGAASAYLRCDDDALLSELLADRRAASLRLRRLAPTVLAAQADPGSVLAQLRAMGYAPAAESPDGDVLISRPDARRTPPRSAPAPVPDGPPPVSEAMLGAAVKAVRAGDRAATAVRREPEHPPSELPRTAAAETLAALQTAVLTGERVWIGYVNAEGSASQQVVEPVRVAGGFVTAYDQLREEMRTFSLHRITGVAELAEDS
- a CDS encoding TetR family transcriptional regulator — protein: MSARTVDWGAMRARRGEADGAEGLRERKKRLMRRQLSDTATEMFVERGFDAVRVSEIAEACGVSEKTVFNYFPTKESLVLDHPDATMAALRTDLARPDLSPVAAALGILAEELDAMASWLEAQDDRARAVAAVQRFGALIHSTASLRAHQRDMTDRLVAAAAQALAERAGVGPDDPEPQIAATALLGLWPVQFRALRAHLDAARTPDRLREAVTADVRRAARLLDAGLSGYGAGAGAGAGVESESGSGAVAAG
- a CDS encoding alpha/beta hydrolase, which produces MAALVLVSEAYTGAWVWGGVAARLRAAGAEAYPAELTGLGPGRAEPAEPAGAAAGPEAGARIDLETHVEDLVRLIDAVPAAQVVLVGHGYGIHPALGAADRRPERIARIVHLDAGMPRDGDSVLDLLPDQGVRDWLRARAATSGDGLRIPAPSAEEWALWGSTAGVPAQALALLAERAAPQPLGTFDQPLRLTGAAAGVPTSGVFCTANGSSTELVQSLLALGNPQFQALADPRVGFFDIDTGHWPMLSAPDELAGVLLRAAAGEGRRLAAGSAGPAADARAFLLEVPARERERVGRVDLYPPDADGPRPAVVLVHGGPVPADGRPTPRDWSVFVGYGRYLAGEGVLAATVDHRLHGLGDFGRAEADVAAAVELVRADPRVDPDRVALWFFSGGALLSAGWLAAPPPWLRCLAATYPLLAPLPNWGFVGDRFRPAAALRTAGRLPVVLTRVERERPEIAATQQEFLAAAAETARDGRGPALDLVEVPGAHHGFETLDHTEEAREALRHAARTVLTHLHA